In one window of Hymenobacter nivis DNA:
- a CDS encoding glycoside hydrolase family 16 protein — MKFFFSRCQRNGASIMLALSLMACTETKSGPTPTPVPPTPVAPTPTPVATNSEARDYAQYTELVWGDEFDGAAVDPTKWGYDLGNNNGWGNNELEYYTNSTENASLSGGNLVIQAKKQAQGGRDYTSARMLTKGKQDFKFGRVDVRAKMPKGQGIWPAIWMLGSDIDQNNWPKCGEIDMMELRGQEPSKILSTMHYPDAAGAHLYKGVSNITLPNSASFADDFHLFSVVRSQNQMRFFLDGTLYYTFSSSDASIYPFNNPFFLVLNVAVGGDFLGSPDANTVFPQQMTVDYVRYYQYK, encoded by the coding sequence ATGAAATTCTTCTTTTCCCGTTGCCAGAGGAACGGGGCCAGCATTATGCTGGCCCTGAGCCTGATGGCCTGCACCGAAACTAAATCGGGCCCCACTCCAACACCGGTGCCCCCAACGCCCGTTGCGCCAACGCCAACGCCGGTGGCCACCAATTCCGAGGCCCGGGACTACGCCCAGTACACGGAGCTTGTCTGGGGCGACGAGTTTGACGGTGCGGCGGTGGACCCGACTAAGTGGGGCTACGACCTCGGCAACAACAACGGCTGGGGCAACAACGAGTTGGAGTATTATACCAACTCGACCGAAAACGCTTCTCTGAGTGGGGGCAACCTCGTCATCCAGGCTAAAAAGCAAGCCCAAGGGGGCCGCGATTACACGTCGGCCCGGATGCTGACCAAGGGCAAGCAGGACTTTAAGTTTGGGCGCGTCGACGTGCGGGCTAAAATGCCCAAGGGCCAGGGCATCTGGCCCGCCATCTGGATGCTGGGCTCCGACATCGACCAGAACAACTGGCCGAAGTGCGGTGAGATTGACATGATGGAGCTGCGCGGCCAGGAACCCTCCAAGATCCTCTCTACCATGCACTACCCCGACGCCGCGGGGGCCCACCTCTACAAAGGTGTCAGCAATATCACGCTGCCCAACAGTGCCAGCTTCGCCGACGATTTCCACCTTTTCAGCGTGGTGCGTAGCCAGAACCAGATGCGGTTCTTTCTCGATGGCACGCTGTACTACACGTTTTCGAGCAGCGACGCTTCCATCTACCCGTTCAACAACCCGTTCTTTTTGGTGCTGAACGTGGCCGTGGGCGGCGATTTCCTCGGCAGCCCCGACGCCAACACCGTATTTCCGCAGCAAATGACGGTGGACTACGTGCGCTACTACCAATACAAGTAG
- a CDS encoding glycosyl hydrolase, with translation MKTILYRQLAARWLLRSWVVALALGGVAQAQTKSPKRGLAYDYKSAADLQALAPGTSWWYNYTSVPNASVAGMYGGLAVDYVPIQWGARLGNGPVTADQLAANIPAGTQYLLGFNEPNFLSQSNLTPTQAAAIWPVLQEVARRKKLKLVSPALNYCGGCVQENGVTYYSPTQYLDAFFAACPNCQVDYIALHTYVCEEQYLRQKVAEVKKYNKPIWLTEFACGDAPTAQITLAAQKKYMLDAVNYLENEPDIFRYSWFSGRNNEIPNINLLGADGQLTALGQQYVGLPFNGPANDLNRLTPVATTASSSESGTTGAPSATDRNINSRWSSTFADPQYLQLDFGEAKRFTRVKIAWEAAYAKDYQVQTSLDGTTWGPLLTVLDSDGGVDDLTGLAGRGRYLRVYGTRRATAFGYSIYEIDAYGTADTALATAPATGPPDPAAGLRLYPNPAATELHLALPAGALARSLAVMDALGRTVLAGRDLGPGAGATLNIAALPAGLYVVRVATAGGQLSQRFLKP, from the coding sequence ATGAAAACGATCCTTTACCGGCAGCTCGCGGCCCGGTGGCTGCTTCGTTCGTGGGTGGTGGCGCTGGCTTTGGGGGGAGTGGCGCAGGCCCAAACCAAAAGCCCCAAGCGCGGCCTGGCTTACGACTACAAATCTGCCGCCGACTTGCAGGCGCTGGCCCCCGGCACGAGCTGGTGGTACAACTACACCTCCGTACCCAATGCCAGCGTGGCGGGCATGTACGGGGGCCTGGCCGTCGACTACGTGCCCATTCAGTGGGGCGCCCGCCTGGGCAATGGCCCGGTGACGGCCGACCAGCTCGCCGCCAACATTCCGGCCGGCACGCAGTATTTGCTGGGGTTCAACGAACCTAATTTCCTTTCCCAGAGCAACCTGACGCCGACGCAGGCCGCGGCCATCTGGCCGGTGCTCCAGGAAGTGGCCCGCCGCAAAAAGCTCAAGCTGGTATCGCCCGCCCTGAACTACTGCGGAGGCTGCGTGCAGGAGAACGGCGTAACCTACTATTCCCCCACCCAGTACCTGGACGCCTTTTTTGCGGCCTGCCCCAACTGCCAGGTCGACTACATCGCCCTCCATACCTACGTGTGCGAAGAGCAGTACCTGCGCCAGAAAGTAGCGGAGGTCAAAAAGTACAACAAGCCCATCTGGCTCACGGAGTTTGCCTGCGGCGACGCGCCCACGGCCCAGATTACCCTGGCCGCGCAGAAAAAGTACATGCTGGATGCCGTGAACTACCTGGAAAACGAACCAGACATTTTTCGGTATTCGTGGTTTTCGGGACGTAATAACGAGATTCCCAACATCAACCTGCTGGGCGCCGATGGCCAGCTCACCGCGCTGGGCCAGCAGTACGTGGGCCTGCCGTTCAACGGGCCGGCCAACGACTTGAACCGGCTCACGCCGGTGGCCACCACCGCCTCGTCGAGCGAAAGCGGCACCACGGGGGCCCCCAGCGCGACCGACCGCAACATCAACTCCCGGTGGTCGAGCACCTTTGCCGACCCGCAGTACCTCCAGCTGGATTTTGGCGAGGCAAAGCGGTTTACGCGGGTGAAAATTGCCTGGGAAGCGGCCTACGCCAAGGATTACCAAGTGCAAACTTCGCTCGACGGCACCACCTGGGGGCCCCTGCTGACGGTGCTGGACAGCGACGGCGGGGTAGATGACCTGACGGGCCTCGCCGGCCGCGGCCGCTACCTGCGAGTGTACGGCACCCGGCGCGCCACGGCTTTCGGCTATTCCATTTACGAAATAGATGCGTACGGCACCGCCGATACGGCGCTGGCCACGGCGCCGGCCACCGGCCCGCCGGACCCGGCGGCCGGGCTACGCCTCTACCCCAACCCAGCGGCCACGGAGCTGCACCTGGCCTTGCCCGCCGGGGCCCTGGCTCGGAGCCTGGCAGTGATGGACGCCTTGGGAAGAACGGTGCTCGCGGGCCGGGACCTGGGGCCAGGAGCTGGGGCCACCCTGAACATTGCGGCGCTGCCCGCGGGCCTGTACGTGGTGCGCGTGGCAACGGCCGGCGGGCAGCTCAGCCAACGCTTCCTAAAACCCTAG
- a CDS encoding IS701 family transposase, translating to MKVTAQLYGQFLVSSQVNYTGTYLAEHLEGLSHDNVRYFLKTRRFTPRQLWQQVRPQVMLSARGYVLFDDTVLDKHHSRRIELVRRQYSGNAHGVIAGIGLVTCVYVNPETDQFWLIDYRLFAPDTDGKTKLDHVADMLGQLAPRSIPYRTVLMDSWYATTALFKWLLDEGKTFYCPLKSNRLVDDSGGQQPYQPVACLCWSAAEVEAGKILKVKGMPKDFKLKLFRVLVSTHRTDYLLTNEVEPLHTAAAEHESSVRWTIEQFHRELKQLTGVQACQCRLARSQRNHIALAVRAWTCLKQAAYQTKQTVYQLKQGFLDEYMRHELRQPSLAFA from the coding sequence ATGAAAGTGACGGCACAACTGTACGGGCAGTTTTTGGTGAGCAGCCAGGTCAACTACACGGGGACGTATCTGGCCGAGCATCTGGAGGGCCTCTCGCACGACAACGTGCGCTATTTTCTCAAAACCCGGCGTTTCACCCCCCGCCAGCTCTGGCAGCAAGTACGCCCACAGGTGATGCTCAGCGCGCGGGGCTACGTCCTGTTTGACGACACGGTGCTCGACAAGCACCACAGCCGGCGCATCGAACTCGTACGCCGCCAGTACAGCGGCAACGCCCACGGCGTGATTGCCGGCATCGGCCTGGTGACGTGTGTGTACGTCAACCCCGAAACCGACCAGTTCTGGCTCATTGACTACCGCCTTTTCGCCCCCGACACCGACGGCAAGACCAAGCTCGACCATGTGGCCGACATGCTCGGGCAATTGGCCCCGCGCAGTATCCCATACCGCACGGTGCTCATGGATAGCTGGTACGCCACCACGGCCCTGTTCAAGTGGCTGCTGGACGAAGGCAAAACATTTTACTGCCCGCTGAAAAGCAACCGGCTCGTCGATGATTCCGGCGGCCAGCAGCCCTACCAGCCCGTGGCCTGCCTGTGCTGGTCGGCCGCCGAAGTAGAAGCTGGCAAAATCCTGAAAGTGAAGGGCATGCCCAAAGATTTCAAACTGAAACTCTTCCGCGTACTGGTGTCCACCCACCGGACGGACTACCTCCTCACCAACGAGGTTGAGCCCTTGCACACGGCCGCTGCCGAACACGAAAGCAGCGTCCGCTGGACGATTGAGCAGTTTCACCGCGAACTCAAGCAACTCACCGGCGTGCAGGCCTGCCAGTGCCGGCTGGCCCGCAGTCAGCGCAATCATATTGCCCTGGCCGTGCGCGCTTGGACCTGCCTTAAACAAGCCGCCTACCAAACCAAACAAACCGTCTATCAGCTCAAACAAGGCTTTTTGGATGAGTATATGCGACATGAATTACGCCAGCCTTCGCTCGCGTTTGCGTAA
- a CDS encoding cellulase family glycosylhydrolase, producing the protein MRQPATYFHSTSPLADFRGAVRLLVLCLALVGCPALAIAQSFLHAAGPKIVNASNQEVLLNGVNLGGWALQEGYIIKPGWPGINGKQTQGTVKQTLYNAGMTDAAVEAFYQGYRDNFITKPDIDYLAARGFNCVRLPLHYDLFLTPAQRAVRNSVLRGTTTYASYVSTLTDWYNGNQLFADPANMEAFRMIDNTLAWCAANNMYVILDLHAAPGSQGTDVNIADALQPLDLWNRAVYRDITVRLWEAVAARYKNDARVAMYDLINEPNNVPSNPPIHDLFQRLITAVRAQGDNHLLLIEGNGFGNDFNYMEPFTFANAPNLVYNSHRYSNTGYLMDNGVNSTGGGPNSLRFIGNLQNFRTQYSVPIWVGETGENSPGWMHDAATSLNSVGIGWCNWTYKRFDANPNAALLRITPPFIVDGPGGLPQVLENIKFANCVPNPDVVSAIAPNQNGLVNYPGGGSYNGGPAVPVGRTVWLRGANGKYVSGEDGTRTMTCNRADYGAWEAFLVVASGSRVALQSQGKYVSSENGMAPMTCGRSYASANETFDWLGNADGTVSLRGTNGKYVSSGDGTQPMTCTSATVAGTETFNFGLIPAGTVLAGRAAGAATTGFYPNPVAGRLTYQLPAGGRAHRLTVVDTAGRQVFSRTFDNTGPQNTVDLSGLKSGFYVVRLSGPAFDTSFKITKQ; encoded by the coding sequence ATGCGCCAACCTGCTACCTATTTTCATTCGACCTCGCCGCTGGCTGATTTCCGCGGCGCGGTGCGCCTTTTGGTGTTGTGCCTGGCCCTGGTGGGCTGCCCGGCGCTGGCCATTGCCCAAAGTTTTTTGCACGCCGCGGGGCCCAAAATCGTGAACGCCAGCAACCAGGAAGTACTGCTGAACGGCGTGAACCTGGGCGGCTGGGCCTTGCAGGAAGGCTACATCATCAAGCCCGGCTGGCCGGGCATCAACGGCAAGCAAACCCAGGGCACGGTGAAGCAGACGCTCTATAATGCCGGGATGACGGACGCCGCCGTGGAGGCCTTTTACCAGGGCTACCGCGACAACTTCATCACCAAGCCCGACATCGACTACCTGGCCGCCCGGGGCTTCAACTGCGTGCGCTTGCCGCTGCACTATGACCTGTTTCTGACGCCGGCCCAGCGGGCGGTGCGCAACAGCGTGCTGCGCGGCACTACGACGTATGCTTCCTACGTCAGCACCCTGACCGACTGGTACAACGGCAACCAGCTGTTCGCGGACCCGGCCAATATGGAAGCCTTTCGGATGATTGACAACACGCTGGCCTGGTGCGCGGCCAACAACATGTACGTCATCCTCGATTTGCACGCCGCGCCCGGCTCACAGGGCACCGACGTGAACATTGCCGATGCCCTCCAGCCCCTGGATTTGTGGAACCGGGCCGTGTACCGCGACATCACCGTGCGGCTGTGGGAGGCCGTGGCGGCGCGCTACAAAAACGACGCCCGCGTGGCCATGTACGACCTGATCAACGAGCCCAACAACGTGCCCAGCAACCCGCCGATTCACGACCTGTTCCAGCGCCTCATCACCGCCGTGCGGGCCCAGGGCGACAACCACCTGCTGCTCATCGAGGGCAACGGCTTCGGCAACGACTTCAACTACATGGAGCCCTTCACCTTCGCTAACGCGCCCAACCTGGTGTACAACTCGCACCGCTACAGCAACACGGGTTACCTGATGGATAACGGCGTGAACTCGACTGGCGGGGGCCCCAACAGCCTGCGCTTCATCGGCAACCTCCAGAACTTCCGCACCCAGTACAGCGTGCCCATCTGGGTGGGCGAAACCGGTGAGAACAGCCCTGGATGGATGCACGATGCGGCCACCAGCCTCAACTCGGTAGGCATTGGCTGGTGCAACTGGACGTACAAGCGCTTCGACGCGAACCCCAACGCGGCCTTGCTGCGCATCACCCCGCCCTTCATCGTGGACGGTCCCGGCGGCCTGCCGCAGGTGCTGGAAAACATCAAGTTTGCCAACTGCGTGCCCAACCCCGACGTAGTGAGCGCCATTGCGCCCAACCAGAACGGCTTGGTGAACTACCCCGGCGGTGGCAGCTACAACGGCGGGCCGGCCGTGCCCGTGGGCCGCACCGTGTGGCTGCGCGGCGCCAACGGCAAGTACGTATCCGGCGAAGACGGTACCCGGACCATGACCTGCAACCGGGCGGACTATGGCGCCTGGGAAGCGTTTTTGGTGGTGGCCAGCGGCTCCCGGGTGGCCCTGCAGAGCCAAGGCAAGTACGTGTCGTCGGAAAACGGCATGGCCCCCATGACCTGCGGCCGGTCGTACGCTTCGGCCAATGAGACGTTTGACTGGCTGGGCAACGCGGACGGCACCGTTTCGCTGCGCGGCACCAACGGCAAATACGTGTCGAGCGGGGACGGCACCCAGCCCATGACCTGCACCAGCGCCACCGTTGCGGGCACGGAAACCTTCAATTTTGGCCTGATACCGGCCGGCACAGTGCTAGCCGGCCGGGCGGCCGGCGCGGCTACCACCGGCTTCTACCCGAACCCGGTGGCCGGCCGCCTCACCTACCAGCTGCCCGCCGGCGGCAGAGCCCACCGCCTGACCGTGGTGGACACCGCGGGCCGCCAGGTATTCAGCCGCACCTTCGACAACACGGGGCCCCAAAACACCGTCGACTTATCGGGGCTGAAGAGCGGGTTTTACGTGGTCCGCCTGTCCGGCCCCGCCTTTGACACAAGCTTTAAAATCACCAAACAATAG
- a CDS encoding glycoside hydrolase family 30 protein translates to MPQKLLPLLLLLACSAGPAAAQSAPNAGAPAAPYSAAGRSTRAFTTAQGTDLRLTAAPAPLAFQPAGQPLETQVCVFVDPNHRFQTLLGIGGALTDASAETFFKLPKPQQQEFLKAYYSPTDGIGYTLARTHIGSCDFSSGSYTYVADNDEALKTFSVQHDEQFRIPFIKQAQAAAGGKLTMFVSPWTPPAFMKTNHDLLHGGKLLPQFRQAWANYYVKFIKEYERQGIPIWGLSVQNEEMATQKWESCLYTAEEERDFIKNFLGPTLAKGGLGAKKLIAWDHNRDLLFQRASTVLDDPAAAKYVWGIGYHWYETWTTSGMLFDNERRVHEAFPNTNLLFTEGCVENFKFDHVNDWALGERYGHSMVNDFNAGTVGWTDWNVLLDETGGPNHVGNFCFAPIIADTRTGQLLYTNAYYYIGHFSKFVRPGAQRVAATANRDWLQTTAFRNPDGKLAVVVLNTGDKKQDFQLWLNGQAAPTTSLPHSIMTFVVD, encoded by the coding sequence ATGCCTCAAAAACTTCTTCCCCTGCTGCTGCTGCTGGCGTGCAGCGCGGGCCCCGCAGCGGCTCAGTCAGCTCCGAACGCTGGGGCCCCGGCCGCGCCGTACTCGGCCGCGGGCCGCAGTACCCGGGCCTTCACCACGGCCCAGGGCACCGATTTGCGCCTGACGGCCGCCCCGGCCCCGCTGGCGTTCCAGCCCGCCGGGCAGCCGCTCGAAACCCAGGTGTGCGTGTTCGTCGACCCCAACCACCGCTTCCAAACCCTACTGGGCATTGGCGGGGCCCTGACGGACGCCTCAGCCGAAACCTTCTTCAAGCTGCCCAAGCCCCAGCAGCAGGAATTTCTGAAGGCCTACTACAGCCCCACCGACGGCATCGGCTACACGCTGGCGCGCACCCACATCGGCAGCTGCGACTTTTCGAGCGGCAGCTACACCTACGTGGCCGACAACGACGAAGCGCTGAAAACCTTCAGCGTGCAGCACGACGAGCAGTTCCGCATCCCGTTCATCAAGCAGGCCCAGGCCGCAGCGGGCGGCAAGCTGACGATGTTCGTGAGCCCCTGGACGCCGCCGGCCTTCATGAAAACCAACCACGACCTGCTGCACGGCGGTAAGCTGCTGCCCCAGTTCCGCCAGGCCTGGGCCAACTACTACGTCAAGTTCATCAAAGAATACGAGCGCCAGGGAATTCCAATCTGGGGCCTGTCGGTGCAGAACGAGGAAATGGCCACCCAAAAGTGGGAATCGTGCCTGTACACGGCCGAGGAGGAGCGCGACTTCATCAAGAATTTCCTGGGGCCCACGCTAGCCAAGGGCGGCCTGGGCGCTAAGAAGCTCATTGCCTGGGACCACAACCGCGACTTGCTGTTTCAGCGCGCCAGCACCGTGCTGGACGACCCCGCCGCCGCCAAGTACGTGTGGGGCATCGGCTACCACTGGTACGAAACCTGGACTACCAGCGGCATGCTCTTCGACAACGAGCGGCGCGTTCACGAGGCTTTTCCCAACACCAACCTATTGTTCACCGAGGGCTGCGTGGAGAACTTCAAGTTCGATCACGTGAACGACTGGGCCCTGGGCGAGCGCTATGGCCACTCGATGGTAAACGACTTCAACGCCGGCACCGTAGGCTGGACGGACTGGAACGTGCTGCTCGACGAAACCGGGGGCCCCAACCACGTGGGCAACTTCTGCTTCGCGCCCATCATCGCCGACACCCGCACTGGCCAGCTCCTCTACACCAACGCTTATTACTACATCGGCCACTTCTCGAAGTTCGTGCGCCCCGGGGCCCAGCGCGTGGCCGCCACCGCCAACCGCGACTGGCTGCAAACCACGGCCTTCCGCAACCCCGACGGCAAGCTGGCCGTGGTGGTGCTGAACACCGGCGACAAAAAGCAGGACTTCCAGCTCTGGCTCAACGGCCAGGCGGCCCCCACCACCAGCCTGCCCCACTCCATCATGACGTTCGTGGTGGACTGA
- a CDS encoding glycoside hydrolase family 2 TIM barrel-domain containing protein has product MNKRIMGAGLALAFATLAAGPRVVPGAGKPGAVKVEIRLAGDRYELLRAGKPYFVRGAGGGQFPERIAAYGGNSIRTWGTGDAPQVLRAAQANGLTVMLGLDVARERHGFNYADPRAVAAQLQKIKAEVLKYKDNPAVLLWGIGNELNLEYTNPQVWDAVNDIAKMIHEVDPNHPTSTVLAGAAPREVAFVKARCPAVDVLAINTYAGLATLPEQVRTAGWTGPYLVTEWGPTGHWESQQLPWKAAVEETSSQKAAVYQHRYEASVLQDRAHCLGAYVFLWGQKQERTPTWYGLFTEDGQESEVVDVMQYLWSGHWPRNRAPHIASLRLNGHAAADTVYLRAGQRYPAAADVADPDHDALTYRWELLPEATDLKNGGDRESRPAPLPGLLTTPAPGQAQVQAPAQAGAYRLFVYATDGHGNVATGNVPFYIKAQ; this is encoded by the coding sequence ATGAACAAACGCATCATGGGGGCCGGCCTGGCGCTGGCCTTTGCTACCCTCGCCGCAGGGCCCCGGGTTGTGCCCGGGGCCGGAAAGCCTGGGGCCGTGAAGGTCGAAATCCGCCTAGCCGGGGACCGCTACGAACTGCTGCGCGCGGGCAAGCCCTACTTCGTGCGGGGGGCTGGGGGCGGGCAGTTTCCGGAGCGCATCGCGGCGTACGGAGGCAACTCCATCCGCACCTGGGGCACGGGCGACGCGCCTCAGGTTTTGCGCGCCGCCCAGGCCAACGGCCTGACCGTGATGCTGGGGCTGGACGTGGCCCGCGAGCGGCACGGCTTCAACTATGCCGACCCGCGGGCCGTGGCGGCGCAGCTTCAGAAAATAAAGGCCGAAGTGCTCAAGTACAAAGACAACCCCGCGGTGCTGCTTTGGGGCATCGGCAACGAGTTGAACCTGGAGTACACCAACCCCCAGGTGTGGGACGCGGTGAACGACATCGCCAAAATGATCCACGAAGTGGACCCCAACCACCCGACTTCAACCGTTTTGGCCGGGGCGGCCCCGCGCGAAGTAGCGTTCGTTAAGGCCCGGTGCCCGGCCGTGGACGTGCTAGCCATCAACACCTACGCCGGCCTGGCCACCCTGCCCGAGCAAGTGCGCACCGCCGGCTGGACGGGGCCCTACTTGGTAACCGAATGGGGGCCCACCGGCCACTGGGAATCCCAGCAGCTGCCTTGGAAAGCGGCCGTTGAGGAAACCAGCAGCCAGAAAGCGGCCGTGTACCAGCACCGCTACGAAGCCTCGGTGCTGCAAGACCGGGCCCACTGCCTGGGTGCGTACGTGTTCTTGTGGGGCCAGAAACAAGAGCGCACGCCCACCTGGTACGGCCTCTTCACCGAGGACGGGCAGGAATCGGAGGTGGTGGACGTGATGCAGTACCTGTGGAGCGGGCACTGGCCCCGCAACCGCGCCCCGCACATCGCCAGCCTGCGCCTGAACGGCCACGCCGCCGCCGATACCGTGTACCTGCGCGCGGGCCAGCGCTACCCGGCCGCAGCCGACGTGGCCGACCCTGACCACGACGCCCTGACCTACCGCTGGGAGCTGCTGCCCGAAGCCACCGACCTCAAAAACGGCGGCGATCGCGAAAGCCGCCCCGCGCCCCTGCCGGGCTTGCTCACCACCCCGGCCCCGGGCCAGGCGCAGGTGCAGGCCCCCGCGCAGGCCGGCGCCTACCGCCTGTTCGTCTACGCCACCGACGGCCACGGCAACGTGGCAACCGGCAACGTTCCCTTCTACATCAAAGCCCAGTAA
- a CDS encoding sulfite exporter TauE/SafE family protein, whose protein sequence is METISVATIALLCFFTFVAGFIDAIVGGGGLIQLPALLLLLPGAPVATLLGTGKVASLAGTVAALRRYLTGPTAVPLRWRTVALTALVAGGFALLGARTVSGLHKEAVRPLVLALLVLMAGYTLWRKDFGSTHAPRLHGRREVLVGVVLGAAIGFYDGFFGPGTGSLLLFAFVGLFGYDFLTASASAKFVNMATNVAGLAYFVYTKQVIYQVALPMAVCNVLGATLGIQVALRRGTGFVRVLFLGIVSTFILKLGWETFQPPPAAARPAAQTPPPATHTGAAGPRSQP, encoded by the coding sequence GTGGAGACAATTTCGGTGGCGACCATCGCCCTGCTGTGCTTTTTTACGTTTGTGGCCGGCTTTATTGATGCCATCGTGGGCGGTGGGGGCCTCATCCAGCTGCCGGCGCTGCTGCTGCTGCTGCCCGGCGCGCCGGTGGCCACGCTGCTGGGAACTGGTAAAGTGGCCAGCCTGGCGGGCACCGTGGCGGCCCTGCGGCGCTACCTCACGGGCCCTACGGCGGTGCCGCTGCGCTGGCGCACGGTGGCTCTCACGGCGTTGGTGGCGGGCGGCTTCGCGCTGCTGGGAGCCCGGACGGTGAGCGGGCTGCACAAAGAAGCCGTGCGGCCGCTCGTATTGGCCTTGCTGGTGCTAATGGCCGGATACACGCTGTGGCGCAAGGACTTCGGGAGCACGCACGCGCCGCGGCTGCACGGCCGCCGCGAGGTACTGGTGGGCGTGGTGCTGGGCGCCGCCATTGGGTTTTACGACGGGTTTTTTGGGCCCGGCACGGGCAGTTTGCTGCTGTTTGCTTTCGTGGGGCTGTTTGGCTACGATTTCCTGACGGCCTCGGCCTCGGCCAAATTCGTGAACATGGCCACCAACGTGGCCGGGCTGGCCTACTTCGTGTACACGAAGCAGGTCATCTACCAAGTGGCGCTGCCGATGGCCGTGTGCAACGTGCTGGGCGCCACGCTGGGCATTCAGGTGGCGCTGCGGCGCGGCACAGGCTTCGTGCGGGTGCTGTTTTTAGGTATCGTCAGCACGTTCATCCTCAAGCTGGGCTGGGAGACATTCCAGCCCCCACCAGCCGCCGCGCGGCCGGCAGCGCAAACGCCTCCGCCAGCAACTCATACGGGTGCCGCTGGTCCCAGAAGTCAGCCGTGA
- the dnaB gene encoding replicative DNA helicase → MPDEMDDRVKQSAARAKAAWAGRGTSGQPFQASAAGKLPPQALELEVAVLGALMLEKDALTSVIDILRPESFYKDSHQRIFKAIISLFDKSEPIDQLTVVHELRELGELEACGGAFYVAGLTMKVNSAANVEFHARIITEAAIKRELIRIASEIQRDAFEDTTDVFALLDQTEQALFEVSESNIRKNFDDMRSLMGKAIKELEEKKNQKDGLTGVPSGFTALDRVTSGWQPSDLVIIAARPGMGKTAFVVSAMRNAAVEFKRPVAIFSLEMSSLQLVNRLISAEAELDSDKIKKGTLADHEWQQLNHKITDLSAAPIYIDDTPALSIRELRTKCRRLRSQKDVQLIIVDYLQLMSGNTDGRGGNREQEIASISRALKGIAKELNVPVLALSQLSRSVETRGGDKKPQLSDLRESGSIEQDADMVIFLYRPEYYGLDQDAEGNPTQGMGEVIIAKHRNGSLETVQLKFIGRFTKFADLDSEAGGFGGGFGDAGGYQPQGLPASNFDDEPSGGNGNNFAPNTIRLGSKINESPVPFPKGNLNKYEEPPF, encoded by the coding sequence ATGCCAGACGAAATGGACGACCGCGTCAAGCAATCCGCCGCCCGTGCTAAAGCCGCTTGGGCGGGGCGCGGCACCAGCGGACAGCCGTTCCAGGCCAGCGCCGCCGGCAAGCTGCCGCCCCAGGCCCTGGAGCTGGAGGTGGCCGTGCTGGGGGCCCTGATGCTTGAAAAAGATGCCCTCACGTCGGTTATCGACATTCTGCGCCCCGAAAGCTTCTACAAGGATTCGCACCAGCGCATTTTCAAGGCCATCATCAGCCTGTTTGATAAGTCGGAGCCCATCGACCAGCTCACCGTGGTGCACGAGCTGCGTGAGCTGGGCGAGCTGGAAGCCTGCGGCGGTGCGTTTTACGTGGCCGGCCTGACGATGAAGGTGAACTCGGCGGCCAACGTCGAGTTCCACGCCCGCATCATCACGGAGGCGGCCATCAAGCGCGAGCTGATCCGCATTGCCAGCGAAATCCAGCGCGACGCTTTCGAGGACACGACCGACGTATTTGCCTTACTCGACCAAACCGAGCAGGCTCTGTTCGAAGTGTCGGAATCGAACATTCGCAAGAACTTCGACGATATGCGCAGCCTGATGGGCAAGGCCATCAAGGAGCTGGAAGAGAAGAAAAACCAGAAGGATGGCCTCACCGGCGTGCCCTCCGGCTTCACCGCCCTCGACCGCGTAACCAGCGGCTGGCAACCCTCTGACCTGGTGATTATTGCGGCCCGCCCCGGCATGGGCAAAACGGCGTTCGTGGTGTCGGCCATGCGCAACGCGGCGGTGGAATTCAAGCGGCCAGTGGCCATTTTCTCGCTGGAAATGTCGTCGCTTCAGCTTGTTAACCGTCTGATTTCGGCCGAGGCGGAGTTGGATTCGGACAAGATTAAGAAGGGCACGCTGGCCGACCACGAGTGGCAGCAGCTCAACCACAAGATTACCGACCTCTCGGCGGCCCCGATTTACATCGACGATACGCCGGCCCTGAGCATCCGCGAGCTGCGCACCAAGTGCCGCCGCCTGCGCTCGCAGAAGGACGTGCAGCTCATCATCGTGGACTACTTGCAGCTGATGAGCGGCAACACCGACGGCCGCGGCGGCAATCGCGAGCAGGAAATTGCCAGTATCTCCAGGGCCCTCAAGGGTATTGCCAAGGAGCTGAACGTGCCCGTGCTGGCGCTGTCGCAGCTCTCGCGCTCGGTGGAAACGCGGGGCGGCGACAAGAAACCGCAGCTGAGCGATTTGCGCGAGTCGGGCTCGATTGAGCAGGACGCCGACATGGTAATTTTCCTGTACCGCCCCGAATACTACGGCCTCGACCAGGATGCCGAGGGCAACCCCACGCAGGGCATGGGCGAGGTCATCATCGCCAAGCACCGCAACGGCTCGCTCGAAACCGTGCAGCTCAAGTTCATCGGCCGCTTCACCAAATTTGCTGATCTTGACAGTGAGGCCGGTGGGTTCGGGGGGGGCTTCGGCGACGCGGGCGGCTATCAGCCCCAGGGCCTGCCCGCAAGCAACTTCGATGACGAGCCGAGCGGGGGCAACGGCAACAATTTTGCGCCCAACACCATCCGGCTGGGCTCAAAGATTAACGAGTCGCCGGTACCATTCCCGAAGGGTAACCTGAACAAGTACGAGGAGCCGCCCTTCTAA